A segment of the Sulfolobales archaeon genome:
GCTTTCAAAGTATATTAGGGGTAGCGATAAACATATACTCTTAGGATTTGTAAGGGGATGGGTTGAAGGCAAGAGTGTACCAGAGGCTAGAGAGAATATAGCGAAGCTCTTGAGGCTATCAGGATATGGAGATGTTATATATGAGATAATGAATAAGCCTGTATACTGTAGATGCGGAACTGAGGTTGTGGTAAAGGTTCTAGAGAATCAGTGGTTCATAAACTATGGAGATGCCGAGTGGAAGTCCAAGGGTCTAGAGCTTCTGAATAGCATGTATATACAACCACCAGAGATGAGAGAGTATATGGGGGAGCTGATAAAGGGTTTAAGAGAGAAGCCCTGTGCAAGAACCAGGGGTTTGGGGACACAACTACCATGGGATCCTGGGTGGATTATCGAGAGCCTCAGCGATTCTACAATATATATGGCTTTCTACACCATATCCCATAAGATTAGAAACCTAATTAAAGATCCCTCTAGGATAGATAACGATCTGTGGAATTACATATTCCTCGGCAGGGGCAGTGCTAATGAAATCTCTGCTAGATATGGAATTAGGAGAGAGGATCTTGAGGATCTTAGGAAGGAGTTTCTCTACTGGTACCCACTAGATCTGAGGGTAGCTGGTAAAGATCTTGCTAATAACCATCTACTCTTTTTCATAATGAACCACGTAGCTATCTTCCCAAAGGAGCTATGGCCCAAGGCCATGCTGATCCATGGGTGGGTGTTGAGAGATGGGAAGAAGATGTCTAAGAGCCTAAGAAACATACTCCCAGTTTTCAGGGCTATAGATATCTATGGTAATGATGTTGTGAGGGTAGTTCTATCTATATCCTCAGAAGTTGGCCAGGATCTAGACTTTAGACATGAGATAGCATTGAGCGTTTCGGAACATCTTAGAAAGATCTACGAGCTTGTTGAAAAGCTCTTCAGAACTCCTCGAAGGGATATGGCAACAGATTTAGATCGCATATATGCTTCTAGAATCTCTAGAGCATTGTTAAGGGCCGATGAATCCCTTGAAAAGCTAAAGGTTAGAGAGGGAGGGATTAAGCTGTTATATGATGTTACCAACTATTTCAGCGAATATATACAAAGTAGTGAGGGCATCTGGTCTGAGATGATCGAGCTTCTTAAAATCTGGATAATAATGTTATCAATATATATACCACACATTGCTGAGGAGATATGGCACGAGATCCTTGGTGAGAGGGATTATATTGTTAAGAAGAGCTTTGATAGAGAGGTATTGAGGAGATATATAGATATCAGAGCAGAGCTAAAACACATCTATCTCACACGATTGAAAGAGGATATAACAGAGATATCCACACTCCTTAAGAGAAAACCATCTAAAATAGTTATCTATGTAGCTCCTAAGAATGATATGGCAATACTAATAAGATCTATCGAGGCTCAGAGAAAAGGTGAGGGGATTAGATCTGTTATGGAGATGTTCCTTGCAAGCACCTCTAGAGAGGTTAGGGGTGAAGAGGCTGCCAAGATAAAGAAGATCTTTGACTATGCATCAACAATACCAGAAGATATAGCTGATATGATCATGAGCATACCAGATCTAGAGGAGATCAAGATCTTGGAGGATAGCTTAGAAACACTCAAAAATATCATAGGGGTTGCAGAGCTCCAGATATACTCTGCGGATGATGTAAGTGCGCCAGATTATAGGGGTAAGAAGAAGGAGGCACTACCACTCAGACCAGGGATATATATAGAATAAAATAAATATTATATTATAATTATTTGATAGGTCAGTAGGTAGATCAGTATGGGCGATGGTGTAGTTAATTTCTTGGCAGGACTTATATATGGGTTCTCTCTAGCCGTTCCTCCAGGCCCTATGAATGCGCTAATAGCTAGCAGGTCCCTTGTATCATTTAAAATAGGCTTTCTCACAGGCTTAGGAGCTATGACCGCTGATTTTATATTAATGATTATCACATATTTTACATCCAATATAATAGATAGCAATATAATTAAGGTTATATACGTAGTTGGAGGGTCATATATGATTCTTTTAGCATTGTTAATAGCTAAGTCAAACCCAGAAAAAGATGTGAAAAATAGAGGAGGCAGATCTAAAACTGCAAACAGTTTGGTCTCGTACTCAACCTCACTAGCTCTTGGGCTTACAAATCCCTATCAGATCCTCTGGTGGCTCTCGGCTGGGCTCTCATTTCTCTCCATATTTGGCCCAGCCGCTATAACAGGGCTATTTATAGCGATATTAATATGGATCACTTTTTTCCCACTCCTGGTTAGAGCTGGCTATTACTATGGAGGTAGAGTCACAATAATAGCTATAAAGGTTTTCTCCATAGCTGTCCTCCTAACATTTGCAGGATTGATCCTATATGAGGGGCTCTGGACTTTGCTAGACCTGAGAACTCGATAATTAACACCCCCTAGATAGGGCTTTAAAGCTATATCCTGAGCTATTACAACTGAAAGCCTCGCTCTTTAGGGCGGGGATGTTGTTAATGCTTATAAGCTTTGCTCCACAATCCTTTTGGGCCTCGGCGGGCCAACCTCTAATAGCTATAACACCCCTATCTCTATGCCCGCAGGGGCCCGAGCGTGATATCTTGATCAGAACGGTGATGCTAAGGCTACTGCCAGATGAGGTGGCTGAGGAGAGGCTAAAATCACTCTGTAACCTCTCCTCAAAGCTCTGGAACGAGATCAACTATGCTAGGAGGAGAATGTTCTTCGAAACCAAGAGAGTAGATCTTAAGCAAACATATAAGGAGTTCTATGAGAGGTATAAGAAGATAATTGGATCTGCTACTACACAGCAGGTTCTGAATAAGAATGATGAGGCTTGGAGAGGCTTCTTCTCATCTTTGAAGGCTAAGAAGGAGAGAAGGCTACCACCATTCATAAAGAAAGTTAATCCACCTGGATATAGGAAGAGGGGTGGGAGGAGAACCCTGTGGACAGTCCTCAGAAATGATCAATATAGGATTGATGGTGAATATATAGTTATTAAGGGCTTGGGAGCTATAGGATCTATAAGGGTTAGATACTCTGGGAAGATACATATAGCTGGGAGGCAGGGTAGGGCTGAGATACACTACGATGCTGATGATAAGAAATGGTATATGTATGTATCATATGAGGTTGAGGAGAAGGTGATCAGGGGCAGTAGCTTTAGGATCCCACTTAAGCCTAATGGAAATAAAGAGGCTGGCATAGACATAGGCATCAATAACCTCTTAGCCGTCTATGTTGATGACGGATCTGCATTGCTTGTCAATGGAAGGCCCTTGAAGGCTATTAGCTTCTACTGGAGGGAAAAGATATCTGATTATCAGAGTACTCTGAATAAATATGGTTTTAAAACATCTAAGAGGCTTAGGAGGATGTATAAGAAGTGGAGGAAACAGATCAAGAGCTATATTGACTGGGCTGTTAGGAACACGATAGAATGGCTATATAGTGAAGGTGTTAAGAGGATATTCGTTGGTCATCCGAAATACGCTTCTCAAGAGCCTAATAAGAGCTCTAAGATTAACTTCGAGATTATCCATGTATGGAGCTATGGATATCTATTGAGAAGATTGAGAGATGTTGCTGAGGAATACGGGATAGAGGTTGAGCATGTTGATGAGAAGGATACATCTAGGACATGCTCGATATGCAGAACTATAGAGGGTCATGAGAGAATATCGGGAGGGCTGTTCAAATGCTATAAGCATAATATTGTATTTAATGCAGACCTCGTGGGAGCATTTAATATCTTGGCTAAAAAGAAGGCCATAACCCCGAGCCCCGCACTATGCGGGGTAGGGGTAATGGGCCGGAGACCCGGCCCAGGGCTAAACCGAGCAATAGCTCGGGATGTAGCCCAAACCTCCCCGCCCTGAAGGGCGAGGGTTCCCCCTAGGGCGGGGAGGAGGTCAGCTGTCTAGTACCATGCCTAGTTTTATACACTAGGTTAGGCATTTATTTGCCTCAATTGCTTATAAAAACATCCCTATTTATTCTCACCCTAAAAAGATAGGGCTTTAGGTATATTAAAAAGCCAGCTTAAAAATCTCTGGGTTATAAGCTAGCTCTTCTTACTCTCCTCAACAACCATCATTGTAGTTGTTGATCTCACCTTAGGCATTCTTCTTATATGTCTAACTATTATCTCCCTTAGCTCATCCTGAGACTTAGCTGAGACTAGCGCTACAACATCATATACTCCATACACAATATATACCTCTGTAACTCCTGGAACTTTTAGAAGCTGGTTGAACACCTCCTCTTCCGCACCCACATCTGTATTTATCAAAACGATTGCCTTACTCATCGGAACCATCCTCATATTTATGTCTATAGACCCTTTTATAATTTGTTTAGTTACACATATAACTTATTAGGGCTATGTTTTCATAATATATTAATGTATGCACTTACCAAAACTATCGATTCATGTTACGGGAAGAGGTAGTTTGGAAAAGCTATGGTTAGCCTTATATGAAATCTTTTGATCCCATTATCAGCCTTATAGGCTCTGAATTAGAATGTTGGTAGGACTAAAAATGCCAGCAATAGAGGTTGGGAGGATCTGTGTTAAGCTTAGAGGAAGAGAGGCTGGGAAGAAATGCGTAATAGTAGATATAATA
Coding sequences within it:
- a CDS encoding class I tRNA ligase family protein translates to LSKYIRGSDKHILLGFVRGWVEGKSVPEARENIAKLLRLSGYGDVIYEIMNKPVYCRCGTEVVVKVLENQWFINYGDAEWKSKGLELLNSMYIQPPEMREYMGELIKGLREKPCARTRGLGTQLPWDPGWIIESLSDSTIYMAFYTISHKIRNLIKDPSRIDNDLWNYIFLGRGSANEISARYGIRREDLEDLRKEFLYWYPLDLRVAGKDLANNHLLFFIMNHVAIFPKELWPKAMLIHGWVLRDGKKMSKSLRNILPVFRAIDIYGNDVVRVVLSISSEVGQDLDFRHEIALSVSEHLRKIYELVEKLFRTPRRDMATDLDRIYASRISRALLRADESLEKLKVREGGIKLLYDVTNYFSEYIQSSEGIWSEMIELLKIWIIMLSIYIPHIAEEIWHEILGERDYIVKKSFDREVLRRYIDIRAELKHIYLTRLKEDITEISTLLKRKPSKIVIYVAPKNDMAILIRSIEAQRKGEGIRSVMEMFLASTSREVRGEEAAKIKKIFDYASTIPEDIADMIMSIPDLEEIKILEDSLETLKNIIGVAELQIYSADDVSAPDYRGKKKEALPLRPGIYIE
- a CDS encoding LysE family translocator — translated: MGDGVVNFLAGLIYGFSLAVPPGPMNALIASRSLVSFKIGFLTGLGAMTADFILMIITYFTSNIIDSNIIKVIYVVGGSYMILLALLIAKSNPEKDVKNRGGRSKTANSLVSYSTSLALGLTNPYQILWWLSAGLSFLSIFGPAAITGLFIAILIWITFFPLLVRAGYYYGGRVTIIAIKVFSIAVLLTFAGLILYEGLWTLLDLRTR
- a CDS encoding transposase; this translates as MIRTVMLRLLPDEVAEERLKSLCNLSSKLWNEINYARRRMFFETKRVDLKQTYKEFYERYKKIIGSATTQQVLNKNDEAWRGFFSSLKAKKERRLPPFIKKVNPPGYRKRGGRRTLWTVLRNDQYRIDGEYIVIKGLGAIGSIRVRYSGKIHIAGRQGRAEIHYDADDKKWYMYVSYEVEEKVIRGSSFRIPLKPNGNKEAGIDIGINNLLAVYVDDGSALLVNGRPLKAISFYWREKISDYQSTLNKYGFKTSKRLRRMYKKWRKQIKSYIDWAVRNTIEWLYSEGVKRIFVGHPKYASQEPNKSSKINFEIIHVWSYGYLLRRLRDVAEEYGIEVEHVDEKDTSRTCSICRTIEGHERISGGLFKCYKHNIVFNADLVGAFNILAKKKAITPSPALCGVGVMGRRPGPGLNRAIARDVAQTSPP
- a CDS encoding Lrp/AsnC ligand binding domain-containing protein, which codes for MSKAIVLINTDVGAEEEVFNQLLKVPGVTEVYIVYGVYDVVALVSAKSQDELREIIVRHIRRMPKVRSTTTMMVVEESKKS